CCTTTCCTCAAGAGGCCCATCTTCCAGAgtgaagacagacacacaaacaaatatatacagcACAGTATCAAAGTGccacacctccctcccaccctctctctctcacacacacacacacgcacgcacgcacgcacacacacacacacacacacacgtgaaataagaatatagaaaaaagaccaaaatctgTTGGAGGAGTCAGGGAACGGTTCCAAAGGGAAGGAGCACTTGAGCTAAGctaagaaacaaaggaatttcCCAGGCAGTCAAGCAAAAGTAAAATAGCTTGAGACATCACAGCATGTTCAGAGAATATCAAGTAACAAATGCTAGGGTATAAAGTACAGAGGAAGCAGAGACAAGAGATGAAACTGGAGATACAGATGGGATCAGATCATGAAAGAGCCTGGTGCCATGAAAaagatttttaggggcacctgggtagctcagttggttaaacttccaacttcagctcaggtcatgatctcatggttcatgggttcgagtcctgtgtcgggctctatgctgacagctcagagcctagagccagcttcagattctgtgtctcctctctctgcccttcccctgctcacagtctctgtctccctcaaaaacaaacaaacaaacaaataaataaataaataaatttttttaaggtttttaatttttcactggGACACTGACAAATTTTATGCGGGGAGTGGAATGATCTGATTTGCAAGTCAAATCGAGCCCACAAACACAAGTGGAAGACAGACTGGAGGGAAAGAGACCAGAGGCTGGGACACAAGTGAGGAAGATTACAGTGGTCTAAATAAGGgatattgaggggtgcctgggtggttcagtcggttaagcatccgactgtggctcaggtaatgatctcgcagttcgtgagttcaagcctcgcatcaggctctgtgctgacagctcagagcctggagcctgcttcaaattctgtgtctccctctatctctgcccctcccctgctcatgctcggtccctccctctcataaaaataaacactaaaaaaattttaataaaaaataaataaacaagagatACTGAGAGCCTTGGTCACTGAGGATGGAGAGCTAGCTACAGATATGAAAGAGATTTAGAAACAGGAACAAGGTTAGCAAACTTCCAATCTCTGGGATAGCAGTTATGGTAGATAATATTAGGGCCCATAAATCTGATAGATAATTCCCAAAGAAATGCTGGACCCCAGTCCACATGGCCCAATAGCTCCCATGAGATAAATACTCTGGTTTAGGCATCCTTGCCTTTTAAATTCAAACTGCTTTTGGATTTGTACACTGGAAGAAacgaactattttttttaatccaaaactGTTTCATATAgattagagaataaaataaatcaaagttgtaaaatgacttaaaaactgATTTCAAGAtcaaagacttatttttaaaaatctttatgtttTCTGCTTATCTCTCCTAAATAGTACTCTGAATGAGTAGAAAGAGGGATTTCACTTAGGgtaaaaaaggaaactagaagGGCTGCCAACCCGGGAATGTTACTCTAACAAAGGGACAGATGTCCTCAGCTAGAGATATCTAACCATAAGATAAACAGTCAGCTGCTAAGGAAATGTGAAATCTGTCTTTTCAAGCTTACTATACTTGACACTgttgatccaaaaaaaaaaaaaaaagatttatcaatGGCAATTTTCTACCTCTGGCTCCTTGAAACCACAGGTAAGTCTCCTAGCCATAAGggaatagaagaaaacagactATTTTCACTGACACCAAATTAACaccaggttttttaaaaatgtgacagtaaaaaaaagaaagaaaaaagaaaaaaagtgtgataGCATTCTATATTAGTTAAAAATATACTGATCAATTTCCAAAGAACATATGTTAAATTAACACATGTAGAAGGAATGGAACAAAACAGGCTgccaaaaagaaattaggaaaccaGACAAAGTAAGTTTTCCCTCCAATTCATCAGTGTAGGCTAACACCAATTGTAAGTCTCTCCCTtattcaaatttagaaaaaaagcagGGAGTAGagggggaggcacctggctggctcagtcagaaaagcatgcaactctagGTCTccaggttttgagttcaagccccacactgggtgtagagattgcataaattaagtaaataaataaaaataaaataaagtaaaataaaataaaatctaaatcctGAGATGCTTTCCCATTACCTACAGAGTAAAATCTTTGGCCTGGCACTCGAAGCTCTAGCATCCGCACTACCTAAACTTTCAACATAACCTCCTACAATCCCATTCTCCAGCTAAatggcctcctccctcctcttccaacAGGAAACCACAGGAAAATTAGCAACCCAGCACCATAAACAGGTACAAGGCTTCCCTTCCCAACAATCACAACAAAGGATAAACTCCAAATTTCAAATTTCCCATTAAAATATCTcctgttgaggggcacctgggcagctcagtcagttgagcatgacttcagctcaggtcatgatctcacagtttttgagtttgagcaccgcattGGGGCTCACTGTAtgcagtgtggagcatgcttcagatccttgtccccctctctcaaaaaataaatattaaacatacacacacactttaaaacatctcctgttggggcgcctgggtggctcagtcagttaagcggccgacttcagttcaggtcatgatctcacggttcgggagttcaagccccgcgtcgggctctgtgctgacagctcagagcctggagcctgtttcggattctgtgtctccctctctctgaccctccttcattcatgctctgtctctctctgtctcaaaaataaataaacgttaaaataaaaaaaagaaaaaaaaaaaacatctcctGTTGAGGATCTGGGCTAACAATGAGCAGAGAGGTAGTAAGGGCATTTAATAAGGGCAACGCTGTCAAAAGAAATGCAGATGATACCCTTTGATGGTAACTATGAACTGTGATGAATGCTTTCTTTTCCTGAAGCAACTTTCATTTCTCTGGCCCAATTACCTGTAATCTAACAGTTTTGGAAATCCCAATCCCCCATATTGACTCCACTAATAAAGTGCCCTTTCACAGACATTCTCTTCAAAGACAAGCTATGACTTCTTActagggaggtgggtagggagtCTGCCAACTCAACTGTAGATACAATAgcttcaaaaacaggaaaaattatcTGCTCAAAAAATCTTCTGGTTTtcgggtgcctgggaggctcagtcggttaagtatctgacttgattcagctcacatcatgatctcacagtttgtggtattgagccccaagtcaggcgctgcgatgacagcacagagcctgcttgggattctctctcgctctccctctgcccatctccactCTCACATGGACaccactctcactctcaaaataagtaaacatctttAAGAATTTGTTcccggggcacctaggtggctcagtaggttaagcatccaacttcagcacaggtcatgatctcgcagttcatggcttcaagccctgcatcaggctctgtgctgacatctcagactctggggcctgcttcagattctgtgtctccctctctctctgcctctcccctgctcatgctctgtctctctctccccaccgccaccccaaaaaaaaaaaaaaacatataaataaataaacattaaagataataaataaaataaaaataaaaataatttgctctGGTTTTATCACATTAATAATCTACAACTGTAGTCCATACCTACTCTTCAGTAAATCACACTCTTCCATATAGCCTTGAGGAAGCATTCTTAACCTTAAGAGGCTTATGAAACCAGGGAGACTTCAgcaataaactttctttttaatcagCTTGGGCCCCACCCTATTCCTACTCCTGCAGACCTGGAAGGCAAAAATCATCAAACAAAAGTCACTGGAGGTTCTCAAAATTCCTTCTCCAGCCTAGATAATAAAAATCCTAGTCACAAAAAGTcgggggcagggtgagggcaggTGGGATAGGTCAGGAATCTGGAGCAAAAAGGGTAGTGCATCTGGGGTATATGATGGTGGTAACATTTGAACTGACAGCCAGGATGCTGCCACAAAGAACCTAGTGTTGGTCCTCTAGGTCAAAActcaaaatcataatgaaacaTCCAACTAACAGACTATTAACTCTCAAACTCCAGGCCAAGCTAGTGCACAAGTCAGTAAGTCTTCAGGCTTAgttctgagagagaaagcaaaatatcTCTGGTTTGAGTCTGAAGTAGCATTTGTGTAAAAGCCATTCTATAGACCTATAAGCAGAGAACCACTATAAATTAACAATTCTAATCCTGTATTTTGTCTGTGCCCCATCTAAACTGTACACTCATTAAGAACAAGGAACATAAACCTGATGCACCTCCAAAGCTTTTATCACAGTATTTGTATTTGATTCAAAACGCAATTGATGGCCTGACTGATAATAAtcacactgggaaaaaaaattaattctagcATGTTCTCAAAGTCAGAGAGAAGGTGATACCAGGGACTGGAAAGGCCATCTGATGGCCACCTATAAAGTGGACTGCCTAACACTCATGGGCCAAGCCTGAACTTGGCATTCATACAGTTCCTATTGGGCAAGAAAGGTCAGATTTTGGCAAAAATTCATGGGACAGTCAACTCTTGTTAAATATGACTGTCTACAAGGTATCAAATGCTGGGATTCAGAATAAAAGCTAAAACATAACTATGTGAATAAAAACTGAGTTCAGGCTAATGAAATAACAGTTTCATCCACAAATCAGTAGAAGCAGCTAAAAGCCAAAGTCAAGTAAAGGTTGATTCAATGAGCAAACCAcctgtatttatatttcttacaCTGTTCATTGAAATGTTTCACTGGCGGTTAGCAGTGATTAGGCCAAGTTGAGAGAGATGCTTTCAGAGCTGGGTTTCCATTTTAAAGGTCTACCAATTTTAAAGATATGTTAAAGCTAAATGAAAGTTGGAATGGAGTTTTCCTGGACCAATAGGAACATAGTGTACTGGATCACCAAGTTGAGCAGCAGCATGAAGGGAGTTTTTCTAGAGACTTAATTCCAGCTCCTAGGCGGCTGTTTGGCATTAGGCTTGTGGTAACCTTTccgagcctcaatttccccattcACAAGAGGGCAATGCAGCTCCTCTCATAACGTCACGAGGCGGGGAGCTGATACAAAAAAGAGTGCTGTGGGAATAAAAGCAGTGCGCCAAAGTAAACACATTATTACTGCGATTACTTATAGAATCATTACCCGCTAGGATGAAGCTCCCCACACAAGAGATGAAGCCCGAGAGAAAAGAGTTGAAGGGGAAGGTCCCCACGAGGAGGCAATAACCGAACTGCAGCGCCCCGGTCAGCAGTATGTACAGGAGGTACGCGTCAAGCAACTTCAGACGCTGAGGAGTGGAGCTCAAGTACTCTTCTAAGAACCGCGAGATG
The sequence above is a segment of the Panthera leo isolate Ple1 chromosome B3, P.leo_Ple1_pat1.1, whole genome shotgun sequence genome. Coding sequences within it:
- the DAD1 gene encoding dolichyl-diphosphooligosaccharide--protein glycosyltransferase subunit DAD1 — translated: MSASVVSVISRFLEEYLSSTPQRLKLLDAYLLYILLTGALQFGYCLLVGTFPFNSFLSGFISCVGSFILAVCLRIQINPQNKADFQGISPERAFADFLFASTILHLVVMNFVG